Genomic DNA from Brassica rapa cultivar Chiifu-401-42 chromosome A04, CAAS_Brap_v3.01, whole genome shotgun sequence:
GCCTCGTTCCTCGAAGCCACGGTTAAAGACAAGGACGTTGTGAAAGACGATTTGATCGGTCGCGTTGTCTTTGATTTGAACGAGGTGCCTAAGAGAGTCCCTCCCGACAGCCCCTTGGCTCCTCAGTGGTATAGACTCGAAGGCACTAaaggagagaaagtgagaggaGAGCTTATGCTTGCTGTTTGGTTCGGTACTCAAGCTGATGAAGCTTTCCCCGAGGCTTGGCACTCGGATGCAGCGACAGTGAGCGGAACAGACGCTCTCGCTAACATCCGCTCGAAAGTCTATCTCTCCCCCAAGCTTTGGTACTTGAGAGTTAACGTCATCGAGGCTCAAGATCTGATACCTAGCGATAAAGGGAGGTACCCTGAGGTCTACGTGAAGGCCATAGTGGGAAACCAAGCGTTACGGACTAGAGTCTCTCAAAGCAGGACTATTAACCCCATGTGGAACGAGGATCTGATGTTTGTAGCAGCTGAGCCTTTCGAGGAGCCGTTGATTTTAAGCGTTGAAGACAGAGTTGCTCCGAACAAGGACGAGGTTTTAGGGAGATGCGCGATCCCGTTGCAGCATTTGGACAGGAGGTTTGACCACAGGCCGGTGAACAGCAGGTGGTTTAACTTGGAGAAGCATATCATGGTGGACGGTGAGAAGAAGGAGATCAAGTTCGCGAGCAGGATACACATGAGGATATGTTTGGAAGGAGGGTACCATGTTCTTGATGAGTCTACGCATTACAGTAGCGACCTTAGACCGACGGCTAAGCAGCTCTGGAAGCCGAACATCGGCGTGTTGGAGGTCGGGATACTTAACGCCACCGGCTTGATGCCTATGAAGAATAAAGATGGACGTGGGACGACGGATGCGTACTGTGTGGCGAAGTATGGTCAGAAGTGGATTCGAACGAGGACTATTATAGACAGCTTTACCCCGAGGTGGAACGAGCAGTACACGTGGGAGGTTTTTGATCCGTGTACTGTCGTCACCGTTGGGGTTTTTGATAACTGTCATCTCCATGGAGGTGGTGAGAAGaacggtggaggaggaggagggaaaGATTCAAGAATCGGGAAGGTGAGGATCAGGCTCTCTACTTTAGAGACGGATCGTGTCTACACGCATTCGTATCCTCTCCTTGTGCTGCATCCCAACGGAGTCAAGAAGATGGGAGAGATTCATTTGGCTGTGAGGTTCACTTGCTCCTCGTTACTCAACATGATGTATATGTACTCGGTGCCTCTCTTGCCTAAGATGCATTACATTCATCCTCTGACGGTTAGCCAGCTTGATAACTTGAGGCACCAAGCGACTCAGATTGTGTCGATGAGGCTGACAAGAGCGGAGCCGCCGCTGAGGAAGGAGGTGGTTGAGTACATGCTTGATGTTGGCTCCCACATGTGGAGTATGAGGAGAAGCAAAGCGAATTTTTTCAGGATCATGGGTGTTTTGAGCGGGTTGATAGCGGTTGGGAAGTGGTTTGAGCAGATATGTAACTGGAAGAATCCGATCACAACGGTGTTGATCCATCTCTTGTTCATCATCCTTGTTGTCTACCCTGAGCTGATCTTGCCGACTATCTTCCTTTACCTTTTTCTTATTGGTGTATGGTACTACCGTTGGAGGCCGAGGCATCCTCCGCACATGGACACGCGTCTCTCACACGCTGACTCAGCTCACCCGGACGAGCTTGACGAGGAGTTTGATACTTTCCCTACTTCACGACCCTCTGATATTGTCAGGATGAGGTATGATAGGTTGAGGAGTATCGCTGGGAGGATTCAGACGGTGGTTGGTGATCTTGCGACGCAAGGAGAGAGGCTTCAGTCTTTGCTGAGCTGGCGTGATCCTCGTGCGACGGCGCTGTTTGTGTTGTTCTGTTTGATTGCTGCGGTTGTTCTCTATGTGACGCCGTTTCAGGTTGTGGCGCTTTTGGTTGGAATCTATGTTCTGAGACATCCGAGGTTTAGGTACAGGCTGCCGTCGGTTCCTCTCAATTTCTTCAGGAGGCTTCCTGCAAGAACTGATTGCATGCTCTGAGGTTAAAGAATCGTCCCTTTCGGACTTGTTAGTTTGTTTCTTATTTTGAAAAAGTCATGATGACTCCTTTGCTTGTTGATGATTATGAtgtcctttgtttttttttaacgttaTCAAGACTT
This window encodes:
- the LOC103863021 gene encoding FT-interacting protein 3, with amino-acid sequence MMQRPPPEDFSLKETRPHLGGGKLTGDKLTSTYDLVEQMQYLYVRVVKAKELPGKDLTGSCDPYVEVKLGNYKGTTRHFEKKSNPEWNQVFAFSKDRIQASFLEATVKDKDVVKDDLIGRVVFDLNEVPKRVPPDSPLAPQWYRLEGTKGEKVRGELMLAVWFGTQADEAFPEAWHSDAATVSGTDALANIRSKVYLSPKLWYLRVNVIEAQDLIPSDKGRYPEVYVKAIVGNQALRTRVSQSRTINPMWNEDLMFVAAEPFEEPLILSVEDRVAPNKDEVLGRCAIPLQHLDRRFDHRPVNSRWFNLEKHIMVDGEKKEIKFASRIHMRICLEGGYHVLDESTHYSSDLRPTAKQLWKPNIGVLEVGILNATGLMPMKNKDGRGTTDAYCVAKYGQKWIRTRTIIDSFTPRWNEQYTWEVFDPCTVVTVGVFDNCHLHGGGEKNGGGGGGKDSRIGKVRIRLSTLETDRVYTHSYPLLVLHPNGVKKMGEIHLAVRFTCSSLLNMMYMYSVPLLPKMHYIHPLTVSQLDNLRHQATQIVSMRLTRAEPPLRKEVVEYMLDVGSHMWSMRRSKANFFRIMGVLSGLIAVGKWFEQICNWKNPITTVLIHLLFIILVVYPELILPTIFLYLFLIGVWYYRWRPRHPPHMDTRLSHADSAHPDELDEEFDTFPTSRPSDIVRMRYDRLRSIAGRIQTVVGDLATQGERLQSLLSWRDPRATALFVLFCLIAAVVLYVTPFQVVALLVGIYVLRHPRFRYRLPSVPLNFFRRLPARTDCML